The Microbacterium luteum genome includes a region encoding these proteins:
- the gndA gene encoding NADP-dependent phosphogluconate dehydrogenase has translation MSENSANIGVVGLAVMGSNLARNLASREGNTVAVYNRSRAKTDELVAEHPEAGFVPAFSYEEFAASLQKPRAAIIMVKAGRPTDAVIESLVEVFEPGDIIVDGGNALFTDTIRREKAVRETGINFVGMGVSGGEEGALLGPSIMPGGSDESWVTLGPILTSIAAVAEGEPCVTHVGHNGAGHFVKMVHNGIEYADMQLIAEAYDLIRRGTGKTPAEIADVFAEWNRGELESYLIEITAEVLRQVDADTGKPLVDVILDQAGAKGTGAWTVQTALSLGVPVSGIAEATFARSLSSHPEQREVSRDLPGPADDAQQSWTVEDPDAFIEKIRLALYASKIVAYSQGFDEIRAGAAEYDWNIDLGAVSKIWRGGCIIRAQFLNRIAEAYDTEADLPVLLTAPYFVEALQRAQTAWREVVATSARVGIPAPAFSSSLAYYDGLRADRLPAALIQGQRDFFGAHTYKRVDKEGTFHTLWSGDRTEIEAEDTH, from the coding sequence GTGAGCGAGAACTCAGCGAACATCGGCGTGGTCGGTCTGGCGGTGATGGGCTCGAATCTGGCCCGCAACCTCGCCAGCCGCGAAGGAAACACGGTGGCGGTGTACAACCGCTCTCGGGCCAAGACCGACGAGCTCGTCGCCGAGCACCCCGAAGCCGGCTTCGTCCCCGCGTTCTCCTACGAGGAGTTCGCCGCGTCGCTGCAGAAGCCGCGTGCGGCGATCATCATGGTCAAGGCCGGAAGGCCGACCGACGCGGTGATCGAGTCGCTCGTCGAGGTCTTCGAACCCGGCGACATCATCGTCGACGGCGGCAATGCGCTGTTCACCGACACCATCCGCCGTGAGAAGGCCGTGCGCGAGACAGGCATCAACTTCGTCGGGATGGGCGTGTCCGGCGGTGAGGAGGGCGCACTCCTCGGGCCCTCGATCATGCCCGGCGGCTCCGACGAGTCGTGGGTCACCCTGGGGCCGATCCTGACCTCCATCGCCGCGGTCGCCGAAGGCGAGCCCTGCGTCACGCACGTCGGACACAACGGCGCCGGCCACTTCGTGAAGATGGTGCACAACGGCATCGAGTACGCCGACATGCAGCTGATCGCCGAGGCCTATGACCTCATCCGACGCGGCACCGGCAAGACCCCCGCCGAGATCGCCGATGTCTTCGCGGAATGGAACCGCGGCGAACTGGAGTCGTACCTCATAGAGATCACCGCCGAGGTGCTCCGTCAGGTCGACGCCGACACCGGAAAGCCCCTCGTCGATGTCATCCTCGATCAGGCGGGTGCCAAGGGCACCGGAGCCTGGACCGTGCAGACGGCCCTCTCCCTCGGCGTGCCGGTCTCCGGCATCGCCGAAGCCACCTTCGCGCGCTCGCTGTCCAGCCACCCCGAGCAGCGCGAGGTCTCCCGCGACCTGCCGGGGCCTGCCGACGACGCGCAGCAGTCCTGGACCGTCGAAGACCCCGACGCGTTCATCGAGAAGATCCGACTCGCCCTCTACGCGTCCAAGATCGTCGCCTACTCGCAGGGCTTCGACGAGATCCGCGCCGGCGCGGCGGAGTACGACTGGAACATCGACCTGGGTGCGGTGTCGAAGATCTGGCGCGGCGGCTGCATCATCCGCGCACAGTTCCTCAACCGCATCGCCGAGGCCTACGACACCGAGGCCGACCTGCCCGTGCTGCTGACGGCGCCGTACTTCGTCGAGGCTCTGCAGCGCGCACAGACGGCGTGGCGCGAAGTCGTCGCGACCTCCGCGAGGGTGGGAATCCCCGCGCCGGCGTTCTCGTCGTCGCTGGCGTACTACGACGGGCTGCGCGCGGATCGGCTCCCCGCCGCCCTCATCCAGGGACAGCGCGACTTCTTCGGCGCCCACACGTACAAGCGCGTCGACAAAGAAGGCACCTTCCACACCCTGTGGTCGGGCGACCGCACGGAGATCGAGGCCGAAGACACCCACTGA
- a CDS encoding gluconokinase, whose translation MIILALESSTTSAKTLLFDSETGHTSVRSRRFEVPGPDTSVRDPDAIYTQLMALGREAAAGVAVDLIVLSGTWHGLTLVDDDLRVITPVREWPDTSAQDLSARERRDADFTWWFYERTGCMVNAIYPAFKLAWLSEQGVSLDGRLALDQASLNFARMTGEASTNVSLASGTGMLGADSLEWDAEVLDRLGIADVRLPALRGAGHTVPLSRDAAVLLGLRAGIPVLTPGPDGGLSQVGDRATEPGDMTFSMGTSGALRFATRHPSFSPAMSTWSYRSPLGALSGAATSGCGNCVDWARERLFGLTTDYSEIEPLLSADKTELPVFLPFLFGERSPGWQDQRRGGFLDLKPTHSRADMYQGVLEGIVFSLYHCFKELTALNGMPRRIVLSGGVLSSPFWTQLVADVFGAEMEVSALQHSSVVGAVRMGLLASGLPSEHAAFDDAAPGHVTPRSERKAHYDAEFGRYLDHYSQTRPGSDAT comes from the coding sequence ATGATCATTCTCGCGTTGGAATCAAGCACCACCTCGGCCAAGACGCTCCTGTTCGACTCCGAGACCGGTCACACCTCGGTGCGCAGTCGGCGCTTCGAGGTGCCGGGGCCCGACACCTCGGTCCGCGATCCCGACGCGATCTACACCCAGCTGATGGCCCTGGGTCGAGAAGCGGCTGCCGGCGTCGCGGTGGACCTCATCGTGCTCAGCGGCACCTGGCACGGCCTCACGCTTGTCGATGACGACCTGCGCGTGATCACCCCCGTGCGGGAGTGGCCCGACACGAGCGCTCAGGACCTGTCTGCGCGAGAGCGACGTGACGCCGATTTCACCTGGTGGTTCTACGAGCGCACCGGCTGCATGGTCAACGCGATCTATCCCGCGTTCAAGCTCGCATGGCTGTCGGAGCAGGGGGTCTCGCTCGACGGTCGACTCGCGCTGGACCAGGCCTCGCTGAACTTCGCCCGGATGACCGGGGAGGCATCGACCAACGTCTCCCTCGCGTCCGGCACGGGAATGCTCGGCGCCGACAGCCTGGAGTGGGACGCGGAGGTCCTCGACCGGCTCGGCATCGCCGATGTGCGCCTGCCGGCCCTGCGCGGCGCCGGCCACACCGTGCCGCTCTCGCGCGACGCGGCCGTGCTCCTCGGGCTTCGAGCCGGTATCCCGGTGCTCACGCCCGGGCCGGACGGCGGCCTCAGCCAGGTCGGGGACCGGGCCACCGAACCCGGGGACATGACGTTCTCGATGGGAACCAGCGGTGCCCTCAGGTTCGCGACGCGGCATCCCTCGTTCTCGCCGGCGATGAGCACGTGGTCGTACCGATCTCCGCTCGGCGCGCTGAGCGGGGCTGCGACCTCGGGATGCGGAAACTGCGTGGACTGGGCCAGGGAGCGGCTGTTCGGGCTGACGACCGACTACTCCGAGATCGAGCCGCTCCTGTCTGCGGACAAGACCGAGCTGCCCGTGTTCCTGCCGTTCCTGTTCGGCGAGCGCAGTCCGGGATGGCAGGACCAGCGCCGCGGCGGCTTCCTCGACCTGAAGCCCACCCACAGCCGCGCCGACATGTACCAGGGCGTGCTCGAGGGGATCGTCTTCTCGCTCTACCACTGCTTCAAGGAGCTCACCGCTCTGAACGGCATGCCCCGGCGCATCGTCCTGTCGGGGGGCGTGCTGTCGTCGCCGTTCTGGACCCAGCTGGTCGCCGATGTCTTCGGTGCCGAGATGGAGGTCTCGGCTCTCCAGCACAGCTCGGTCGTCGGCGCGGTCCGCATGGGACTGCTCGCGAGCGGCCTGCCGTCGGAGCACGCCGCCTTCGACGACGCCGCTCCGGGGCATGTGACGCCGCGCTCCGAGCGGAAGGCCCACTACGACGCGGAGTTCGGGCGGTATCTCGATCACTACTCGCAGACCCGTCCGGGATCGGATGCGACGTGA
- a CDS encoding FadR/GntR family transcriptional regulator, with the protein MAQASHTNVLDDLGVRIAAGELTSGQVLTAAGLEDEYGVSRTVIREAVRVLEAMGMVASRRRVGVTVQPATAWSALDPRLIAWQLAGPRRAQQLVVVTELRAAIEPIAARLAASRASDVQRSEIVRLSTLLEELGAQGRGDTEEYLAADIAFHDLILDASGNLMLAAVKKPIAEVIAGRSRVGLTPATPEHEALHNHAQTAAAIARGDAAAAEHHTRRYVDTVLREVRGESG; encoded by the coding sequence GTGGCGCAGGCCTCGCACACGAACGTGCTCGACGACCTCGGCGTCCGCATCGCCGCGGGCGAGCTGACGTCCGGGCAGGTCCTGACCGCCGCCGGTCTCGAGGATGAGTACGGGGTCTCCCGCACGGTCATCCGGGAGGCCGTGCGCGTGCTGGAGGCCATGGGGATGGTCGCCTCGCGTCGGCGCGTCGGCGTCACCGTGCAGCCGGCGACAGCGTGGAGCGCGCTGGACCCGCGCCTGATCGCCTGGCAGCTGGCCGGCCCTCGACGAGCGCAGCAGCTGGTCGTCGTCACCGAGCTCCGTGCCGCGATCGAGCCCATCGCGGCACGACTGGCCGCGTCACGTGCGAGCGACGTGCAGCGCTCGGAGATCGTTCGTCTCTCGACGCTCCTCGAGGAGCTCGGCGCGCAGGGCCGCGGAGACACGGAGGAGTACCTCGCCGCGGACATCGCCTTCCACGACCTCATCCTCGATGCCAGCGGCAACCTCATGCTCGCCGCGGTGAAGAAGCCGATCGCCGAAGTCATCGCCGGCAGATCCCGCGTCGGTCTCACTCCCGCGACGCCCGAGCACGAGGCGCTGCACAATCACGCGCAGACGGCAGCGGCCATCGCGCGCGGCGACGCCGCCGCCGCGGAGCACCACACGCGGCGCTATGTCGACACGGTGCTGCGCGAGGTCAGGGGCGAGTCGGGCTGA
- a CDS encoding GntP family permease — translation MEDWSQTLGTAPLLLIAAGAIALILLLIIVFKVHAFLTLIIVSLLTAFAAQIPVSAIATTLTTGLGGTLGSVALLVALGAMLGRLIEHSGGAKALADRFVDIFGEKRAPFALGIASLILGFPMFFDAGLVMMLPIVFAVARRVSKNNVLLFGIPTAAAFSVMHVFLPPHPGPVTATELYGANLGIVLIVGLIIAFPTWYLSGYLWGKFVSTRIPLPVPTLFGDIDEDQPVNPPKPGTIVGLLLLPMLLIFMNTGLTTLASIGAVSADDLWVQVLVLLGTSPVALLITVLVAMVVLGTRRGEKGTAIEKLLDSALGPVASVILITGAGGMFGAVLRASGIGEALADTLSDLGLPVIVAAYLIAVVIRLAQGSATVALVTAAGLAAPAVLAGDFNPLQIAAIVLATAAGSVFAGHVNDSGFWLVGRLMGMDVKTTLKTWTVQQAIESVTAFVFVLAVFGVASMV, via the coding sequence ATGGAAGATTGGTCCCAGACCCTGGGCACGGCTCCGCTGCTGCTGATCGCAGCCGGCGCGATCGCGCTCATCCTGCTGCTCATCATCGTCTTCAAGGTGCACGCCTTCCTGACGCTGATCATCGTCTCGCTCCTGACGGCCTTCGCCGCGCAGATCCCCGTGAGCGCCATCGCGACGACGCTCACCACGGGTCTCGGCGGCACGCTCGGCTCCGTCGCGCTGCTGGTGGCGCTGGGGGCGATGCTCGGCCGTCTGATCGAGCACTCCGGCGGCGCCAAAGCGCTCGCCGACCGGTTCGTCGACATCTTCGGCGAGAAGCGCGCGCCGTTCGCGCTGGGCATCGCCTCGTTGATCCTCGGGTTCCCGATGTTCTTCGACGCCGGCCTCGTCATGATGCTCCCGATCGTCTTCGCGGTGGCCCGCCGCGTGTCCAAGAACAACGTGCTGCTGTTCGGCATCCCGACCGCCGCGGCGTTCTCGGTCATGCACGTGTTCCTGCCCCCGCACCCGGGCCCGGTCACGGCGACCGAGCTCTACGGCGCCAACCTCGGGATCGTGCTGATCGTCGGTCTGATCATCGCCTTCCCCACCTGGTACCTCTCCGGCTACCTCTGGGGAAAGTTCGTCTCGACGCGCATCCCGCTGCCGGTCCCCACCCTCTTCGGTGACATCGACGAGGACCAGCCGGTCAACCCGCCCAAGCCCGGCACGATCGTCGGTCTGCTGCTGCTTCCGATGCTCCTCATCTTCATGAACACCGGCCTGACCACCCTCGCCAGCATCGGCGCCGTCTCGGCCGATGACCTGTGGGTGCAGGTCCTGGTGCTGCTGGGCACCTCGCCCGTCGCCCTGCTCATCACGGTCCTGGTGGCCATGGTCGTGCTCGGAACGCGCCGTGGTGAGAAGGGCACGGCGATCGAGAAGCTGCTCGACTCGGCACTCGGCCCGGTCGCCTCGGTCATCCTCATCACCGGCGCCGGCGGGATGTTCGGCGCCGTGCTGCGCGCATCGGGCATCGGTGAGGCCCTCGCCGACACGCTGAGCGACCTCGGACTGCCGGTCATCGTCGCCGCCTACCTCATCGCGGTCGTCATCCGCCTGGCCCAGGGCTCGGCCACCGTGGCTCTCGTGACCGCGGCTGGTCTGGCCGCCCCGGCGGTGCTCGCGGGTGACTTCAACCCGCTGCAGATCGCCGCGATCGTGCTCGCCACCGCCGCCGGCTCGGTCTTCGCCGGCCACGTCAACGACTCCGGGTTCTGGCTCGTGGGTCGCCTCATGGGAATGGACGTGAAGACGACGCTGAAGACCTGGACGGTTCAGCAGGCGATCGAGTCGGTCACCGCGTTCGTCTTCGTGCTCGCCGTATTCGGCGTCGCGTCGATGGTCTGA
- a CDS encoding SDR family NAD(P)-dependent oxidoreductase — MSDIFDISGRLALVTGSTRGLGRSLAEGLANAGARVIVHGRNADAAARSASEIADASGQPAASVAFDVTDAAGVEEGIAGMIAALGVPDILVNNAGVQRRAPIQDFAVSDWDDIIAANLNGVFYVSRFVAPAMIERGSGKIVNVASVQSFLARQTIAPYSASKGGVAQLTKGMAADLARHGIQVNALSPGYFATEMNRDLVDDPAFSGWLAQRTPAQRWGDFSELDGALRFLVSDASSFVSGQNIFVDGGMTAVV, encoded by the coding sequence ATGTCCGACATCTTCGACATCTCGGGCCGGCTCGCGCTGGTCACCGGTTCGACGCGCGGCCTCGGACGCTCGCTCGCCGAAGGCCTGGCGAACGCCGGTGCCCGCGTGATCGTGCACGGCCGAAACGCCGACGCGGCCGCTCGCTCAGCCTCCGAGATCGCCGACGCGTCGGGCCAGCCCGCCGCATCGGTCGCGTTCGACGTGACCGATGCGGCGGGTGTCGAGGAGGGGATCGCCGGAATGATCGCCGCACTCGGCGTCCCCGACATCCTCGTCAACAATGCCGGCGTGCAGCGCCGCGCTCCGATCCAGGACTTCGCAGTGTCTGACTGGGATGACATCATCGCGGCGAACCTCAACGGCGTCTTCTACGTCTCGCGCTTCGTCGCACCCGCGATGATCGAGCGGGGCTCCGGCAAGATCGTCAACGTCGCGTCGGTCCAGTCGTTCCTCGCACGGCAGACGATCGCGCCGTACTCCGCCTCCAAAGGGGGAGTGGCGCAGCTGACCAAGGGGATGGCCGCCGATCTCGCCCGCCACGGCATCCAGGTCAACGCGCTCTCGCCGGGCTACTTCGCCACCGAGATGAACCGCGACCTCGTGGACGACCCCGCCTTCAGCGGCTGGCTCGCGCAGCGCACGCCCGCCCAGCGCTGGGGCGACTTCTCGGAGCTCGACGGTGCCCTGCGGTTCCTCGTCTCGGACGCCTCGAGCTTCGTCTCGGGGCAGAACATCTTCGTCGACGGCGGAATGACCGCGGTCGTCTGA